A section of the Entelurus aequoreus isolate RoL-2023_Sb linkage group LG21, RoL_Eaeq_v1.1, whole genome shotgun sequence genome encodes:
- the LOC133638928 gene encoding uncharacterized protein LOC133638928: MIMEFKIRWPGLFTVAEVEAEFVRITTGPLVSKFHAQLDQHTAQLIKVFKKKGGSAGTTIRRILVPITQNETVEKRRECILRALCIYLNEDPNILFKEYLDTAGTAAQRELEQLTLGIYIIKVEGGDATTPPADVGIVIEGVEVLHDLGDVTSACALLMGVIYALNLSYPKELKTFFEGLQKLFLQLDAGRLSAKVQMLKNKLYE; this comes from the exons ATGATCATGGAGTTCAAGATCAGATGGCCAGGACTCTTCACTGTCGCAGAG GTGGAAGCAGAATTTGTGAGGATCACTACTGGTCCCCTTGTCTCAAAGTTCCATGCACAGCTTGACCAACACACTGCCCAGCTCATCAAAGTGTTCAAGAAGAAAGGAGGCTCTGCAGGGACTACCATCAGAAGGATTTTGGTCCCAATCACACAG aaTGAAACTGTTGAAAAGAGGAGGGAGTGCATCCTCAGGGCGCTTTGTATCTACCTCAACGAAGACCCGAACATCCTCTTCAAAGAATACCTG GATACTGCTGGCACCGCTGCACAGAGGGAGCTTGAGCAACTTACCCTTGGCATCTACATCATCAAAGTCGAGGGAGGTGATGCCACCACTCCTCCAGCTGATGTTGGAATAGTGATCGAGGGTGTTGAAGTTCTTCATGACCTGGGAGACGTCACCTCTGCATGTGCACTCTTAATGGGTGTAATATATGCACTGAACCTCAGTTATCCTAAGGAACTGAAGACCTTCTTTGAAGGACTTCAAAAGCTCTTCCTTCAGCTGGATGCTGGCAGACTCTCAGCCAAGGTACAAATGCTCAAGAACAAACTGTATGAATGA